A stretch of the Vagococcus xieshaowenii genome encodes the following:
- a CDS encoding lysozyme, translating into MELSTNGINLIKKWEGLRLQAYQDIIGVWTIGYGHTKGVTEGMTITEKEAITLLKEDIKQHTSYMEKVIIVPLTQHQYDALACFHFNLGAEILKDSDLLTAINHQQWEKAAIEMKRYVYAGNEKSPGLINRREDEAKLFLTPVEAKQEETTKESINGKESSKDIIPSQTTDETISSKPEESTTPSSSSKTNTTSPLTKEDDLTPMDLIKKAYEKFFS; encoded by the coding sequence ATGGAACTATCAACTAACGGTATTAATTTGATAAAGAAATGGGAAGGTCTTCGTCTACAAGCTTATCAAGATATTATTGGTGTCTGGACGATTGGTTATGGACATACTAAAGGAGTAACTGAAGGGATGACTATTACTGAAAAAGAAGCCATTACCTTGCTTAAAGAAGATATCAAACAGCATACGAGCTATATGGAAAAAGTGATTATCGTTCCTTTGACGCAACATCAATATGATGCACTAGCATGTTTTCACTTTAATTTAGGTGCGGAGATATTAAAAGATTCCGACTTGTTGACAGCCATTAATCACCAACAGTGGGAGAAAGCTGCTATTGAAATGAAACGATATGTTTACGCAGGTAATGAAAAATCACCAGGCTTAATTAATCGACGTGAAGACGAAGCTAAGTTGTTTTTAACGCCAGTAGAGGCTAAGCAGGAAGAAACTACTAAAGAATCAATTAATGGTAAAGAGTCATCTAAGGACATCATTCCTTCGCAAACAACTGATGAGACTATAAGTTCTAAACCTGAAGAAAGCACGACACCATCAAGTTCGTCAAAAACGAATACCACATCCCCACTAACAAAAGAAGATGATTTGACGCCAATGGATCTAATAAAAAAAGCCTATGAAAAATTTTTTTCATAG
- the zapA gene encoding cell division protein ZapA, with product MNKTRYKAEINGEYYTIVGTETKAHMDAVVGLANYQMKQILEHSPDTSLDKAAILLAINVLSDQLHLQEKCNNLATEMTNLTQNKECMKDLEEALEQIDELERRLARFEIYDKKARDIVASENLTYEDLSLAEIQELINKHNLEKIQQESEWD from the coding sequence ATGAATAAAACACGTTATAAAGCAGAGATTAATGGTGAATATTATACAATAGTTGGAACTGAGACCAAAGCCCATATGGATGCGGTTGTTGGACTTGCTAATTACCAGATGAAGCAGATATTAGAACATTCACCAGACACATCGCTTGATAAAGCTGCGATATTATTAGCAATCAATGTCCTTTCAGATCAATTACATCTACAAGAAAAATGTAATAACTTAGCAACGGAAATGACGAACTTAACTCAAAATAAAGAGTGTATGAAAGATTTGGAAGAAGCGCTTGAACAGATTGACGAGTTGGAAAGACGACTAGCTCGTTTTGAAATTTATGATAAAAAAGCAAGAGATATTGTGGCGTCTGAGAATTTAACTTACGAGGATTTATCGTTAGCAGAAATTCAGGAGTTAATTAATAAACACAATCTTGAAAAAATACAACAAGAAAGTGAATGGGACTAG
- a CDS encoding TrkH family potassium uptake protein, protein MNIKGRNKRRKSLPRLGAASILALGFVGVILVGANLLTLPFFSRSNQATPFIDALFTATSATCVTGLTTLNTVQHWNSYGQAVILVLIEIGGLNFMMLPIVFFTFLKKRIQLSTRIVIKEAFNLDQVSGVMSLALYVLKLALIIQTLGTLLLAVDFIPRFGFAKGSWYALFHAVSSFCNAGFDLFGDSLVPFQNNPYIILIISALIISGGLGFIVWKDLHGLFKRSRLSLHSKIALIMTVTLLVGGFFFFYYSETANTGLLTNPNKATRLLNAFFLSVTARTAGFYAVDYSQLSLAGILMTIVLMYIGGTSGSTAGGLKTTTFGVLLIQISSLLKGRSYAEFAGRRVKESIVVKALMLFVITLMACVVAMIILSVTEDLPIDRGMEYIAFEVFSAFGTVGLTMGLTPNLTFVGKIVIILLMFIGRVGIMTVLFSLLSKHQQKEIPIQFPKENVMIG, encoded by the coding sequence ATGAATATCAAAGGGAGAAACAAACGAAGAAAAAGCCTTCCAAGATTGGGAGCAGCTAGTATTTTAGCGTTAGGTTTTGTAGGAGTTATTTTAGTAGGGGCTAATTTGCTGACACTACCATTCTTTTCTCGTTCAAATCAAGCAACGCCTTTTATTGATGCGTTATTTACTGCAACATCAGCTACGTGCGTGACAGGGCTAACTACGTTAAATACAGTCCAACATTGGAATAGTTATGGGCAAGCGGTGATTTTAGTTTTAATTGAAATTGGTGGATTGAACTTTATGATGTTGCCAATTGTCTTTTTTACATTTCTAAAAAAACGTATTCAATTAAGTACTCGTATTGTTATTAAAGAAGCGTTTAATTTAGATCAAGTGTCCGGTGTAATGAGTTTAGCCTTGTACGTACTTAAACTTGCATTAATTATTCAAACGCTGGGTACACTGCTATTAGCGGTTGATTTTATTCCACGCTTTGGTTTTGCAAAAGGTAGTTGGTATGCTTTGTTTCATGCGGTATCAAGTTTTTGTAATGCAGGTTTTGATTTATTTGGCGATAGTTTAGTGCCTTTTCAAAATAATCCCTATATCATACTGATTATTTCTGCTTTAATTATTTCTGGTGGTTTGGGTTTTATTGTTTGGAAAGATCTTCACGGTTTATTTAAACGTAGTCGTTTAAGTTTACACAGTAAAATTGCTTTAATCATGACGGTGACATTGTTAGTAGGAGGTTTTTTCTTTTTTTATTATTCTGAAACTGCAAACACTGGATTATTAACGAATCCTAATAAAGCTACTCGTCTGCTTAATGCTTTTTTCTTAAGTGTAACCGCCAGAACAGCTGGTTTTTATGCAGTGGATTATTCGCAATTATCATTGGCAGGAATATTAATGACCATTGTCTTGATGTATATAGGTGGTACGTCAGGATCGACAGCTGGGGGTCTTAAGACGACAACATTTGGTGTCTTATTAATTCAAATTAGTTCCTTATTAAAAGGACGATCCTATGCCGAATTTGCAGGTCGACGTGTGAAAGAAAGTATCGTTGTAAAAGCATTAATGTTATTTGTCATTACCTTAATGGCGTGTGTCGTAGCCATGATAATTCTCTCTGTAACTGAAGATTTACCGATCGACAGAGGGATGGAATATATTGCATTTGAGGTCTTTTCGGCTTTTGGAACGGTTGGTTTAACGATGGGCTTAACGCCTAACTTAACATTTGTAGGAAAAATAGTTATTATCTTATTGATGTTTATTGGTCGTGTTGGCATTATGACGGTGTTGTTTTCTTTATTATCAAAACATCAACAAAAAGAGATTCCTATCCAATTCCCAAAAGAAAATGTGATGATTGGATAG
- a CDS encoding CvpA family protein yields MLSFFLLIIIGFAAFRGVRRGLAYQAVLTIGYLTVFTVASKQYVKLIDSLELLVPYPQPSLDSKLLYYSGEQLFNLDHYFYAGVSFLIIMLLGWALVRFIGFFFYELIFIDVFHHVGKILGGILAVLVTLVTLSCLLNLLAMVPLGFIQQMIDQSPLSKIIIEKIPYFSNKIIELWTHVA; encoded by the coding sequence ATGTTATCGTTTTTTCTATTAATAATTATCGGCTTTGCTGCGTTTCGTGGCGTTCGTCGTGGGTTAGCTTATCAGGCAGTTCTTACCATCGGTTATTTAACGGTTTTTACAGTTGCAAGTAAGCAATATGTCAAGTTGATAGATAGCTTGGAGTTATTGGTTCCCTATCCACAACCAAGCTTAGATTCTAAATTATTGTATTATTCAGGCGAGCAATTATTTAATTTGGATCACTATTTTTATGCAGGCGTCTCATTCCTTATTATCATGCTGTTGGGATGGGCACTTGTGAGATTTATCGGGTTCTTTTTTTATGAATTAATATTTATAGATGTGTTTCATCATGTTGGGAAAATACTTGGGGGTATATTAGCCGTGTTGGTGACGTTAGTTACTCTAAGTTGTCTATTGAATCTGTTAGCGATGGTCCCTCTTGGGTTCATTCAACAAATGATTGATCAAAGCCCACTATCAAAAATAATTATTGAAAAGATTCCTTATTTTTCTAATAAAATTATCGAACTATGGACACATGTTGCCTAG
- the rnhC gene encoding ribonuclease HIII: MSYSLKNQSASQMQAIKDYYQAFIQPKAPAHAQFVAKAPGVTITAYQSGTVLFQGNNAETEGARWYNGSATQKNSSINKKNSSGYLPKDFATWNVVGSDEVGNGSYLGPVVVCATYVKKEHMPLLKELGVKDSKMLKDSDIIRIAEDIKHVIPYQELIVTPSKYNDIQPTYNVNRMKVALHNQAIYLLLKKIAPEQPQGILIDQFTPEGNYRKYLSQEKNQVQDNLYFTTKGEQYHLSVAAASIICRASFLNELAKASKELGFTVPSGAGKASDLAAAKILKRGGLPLLRQYAKLHFANTEKAKKLIK; the protein is encoded by the coding sequence ATGAGCTATTCACTAAAAAATCAATCAGCTTCCCAGATGCAAGCCATTAAAGACTATTACCAAGCGTTTATTCAACCGAAAGCGCCCGCTCATGCACAATTTGTTGCCAAAGCACCAGGTGTGACGATTACTGCCTATCAATCAGGAACTGTTCTCTTCCAAGGTAATAACGCCGAGACGGAAGGTGCTCGTTGGTATAACGGCAGTGCCACTCAAAAGAACTCTTCTATTAATAAAAAAAATTCTAGCGGGTATTTACCAAAAGACTTTGCTACATGGAATGTTGTAGGCAGTGATGAAGTAGGAAATGGTAGCTATTTAGGGCCCGTTGTAGTTTGTGCGACTTATGTAAAAAAAGAACACATGCCGTTGCTTAAAGAATTAGGGGTTAAAGACTCAAAAATGTTAAAAGATAGTGATATCATTCGAATTGCCGAAGATATCAAGCATGTCATTCCATACCAAGAACTCATTGTCACACCAAGCAAATATAACGATATTCAACCGACATACAATGTTAATCGAATGAAAGTCGCATTACATAATCAAGCCATCTATCTGTTATTAAAAAAAATTGCACCTGAACAACCTCAAGGCATACTGATTGACCAATTCACTCCTGAAGGCAATTATCGCAAGTATTTAAGTCAGGAAAAAAATCAAGTTCAGGATAACCTTTACTTTACAACAAAAGGCGAACAATATCATTTATCTGTTGCCGCTGCTTCTATTATCTGTCGTGCTAGTTTTTTAAATGAATTAGCAAAAGCAAGTAAAGAACTAGGCTTTACCGTACCTTCTGGAGCTGGAAAAGCTTCTGATTTAGCAGCAGCGAAAATTTTGAAACGCGGCGGGCTACCCTTATTACGCCAATACGCAAAACTTCACTTTGCCAACACTGAAAAAGCAAAAAAATTAATTAAATAA
- a CDS encoding V-type ATP synthase subunit B, with amino-acid sequence MIKEYRTINEVVGPLMAVDRVEGVKYEELIDIRMQNGEMRRGQVLEIHEDKALVQVFEGTAGINMKDSSVRFLGHSLELSVSEDMIGRVFDGLGRPKDNGPDILPEKMMDINGEVINPMARDYPDEFIQTGISSIDHLNTLVRGQKLPVFSGSGLPHKELAAQIARQAAVLNTQDDFAVVFAGIGITFEEADFFMENFRQTGAIDRSVVFMNLANDPAIERIATPRMALTAAEYLAYEKGMHVLVIMTDMTNYCEALREISAARREVPGRRGYPGYLYTNLATLYERAGRIKGIEGSVTQIPILSMPEDDKTHPIPDLTGYITEGQIILSRELDKKGYQPPIDVLPSLSRLKDKGTGEGKTRKDHAATMNQLFAAYAQGKKAKELAVILGDAALSEVDKIYATFAERFEKEYINQGFETNRSITETLDLGWKLLSMLPRPELKRIKDDMLDEYLPKKDV; translated from the coding sequence ATGATTAAAGAATATCGTACGATAAACGAAGTAGTAGGACCTTTGATGGCAGTTGATCGCGTGGAAGGCGTAAAGTATGAAGAACTGATTGATATTCGCATGCAAAATGGTGAGATGAGACGTGGTCAAGTGTTAGAAATTCATGAAGATAAGGCGTTAGTCCAAGTATTTGAAGGGACGGCAGGTATCAATATGAAAGATTCTTCTGTTCGCTTTTTAGGTCATTCATTAGAGCTATCTGTATCAGAAGATATGATTGGTCGTGTTTTTGATGGATTAGGTCGACCTAAAGATAATGGTCCAGATATTTTACCCGAAAAAATGATGGATATTAACGGTGAAGTTATCAATCCCATGGCACGAGATTATCCAGATGAATTTATTCAAACTGGTATTTCTTCTATCGATCATTTAAATACACTAGTTCGTGGACAAAAATTGCCGGTATTTTCTGGTTCGGGATTGCCGCACAAAGAACTAGCAGCACAAATTGCTCGCCAAGCAGCGGTTTTAAATACTCAAGATGATTTTGCCGTAGTATTTGCTGGCATAGGGATTACGTTTGAAGAAGCAGATTTTTTTATGGAGAATTTTCGCCAAACAGGAGCGATTGATCGTTCTGTCGTATTTATGAATTTAGCGAATGATCCAGCGATTGAACGGATTGCAACACCACGTATGGCATTAACAGCAGCTGAATATTTAGCTTACGAAAAAGGCATGCATGTATTGGTTATTATGACAGATATGACCAATTATTGTGAAGCGTTGCGTGAGATTTCAGCAGCACGAAGAGAAGTGCCAGGTCGACGCGGTTATCCAGGTTATTTGTATACTAACTTAGCGACACTTTATGAGCGAGCAGGGCGAATTAAGGGGATTGAAGGATCAGTTACTCAAATACCGATTTTATCCATGCCTGAAGATGATAAAACACATCCAATTCCTGATTTAACAGGTTATATTACAGAAGGCCAAATAATTTTATCTCGTGAACTCGATAAAAAAGGCTATCAACCACCTATTGATGTATTGCCGTCACTTTCTCGATTAAAGGATAAAGGAACTGGAGAAGGAAAAACTCGTAAGGATCATGCGGCTACCATGAACCAATTGTTTGCTGCCTATGCACAAGGGAAAAAGGCTAAAGAGTTGGCAGTTATTTTAGGAGATGCGGCGCTATCAGAGGTTGATAAAATTTATGCAACATTTGCTGAGCGTTTTGAAAAAGAATACATTAATCAAGGATTTGAAACGAATCGCTCAATTACTGAAACACTTGATCTGGGATGGAAGCTACTTTCTATGTTACCTCGACCAGAGTTAAAACGTATAAAAGATGATATGTTAGACGAATATTTACCTAAAAAGGATGTGTAA
- a CDS encoding V-type ATP synthase subunit D, translating into MAIMNVNPTRMELSRLKKQLTTATRGHKLLKDKQDELMRQFILLIKQNHQLRDKLEVIMQQAMESFMLANVAINENFIEELFLLPTDDITVDIVEKNIMSVTVPIMNFSYPDAFDEEALDYGYLNSNADLDASIEKFYKFLPSLAELTEIEKTCQLMADEIEKTRRRVNALEYMTIPQLEDTIQHIQMKLEENERAEITRLIKIKNKTNTAD; encoded by the coding sequence ATGGCGATTATGAATGTCAATCCAACTCGAATGGAGTTATCACGCTTAAAAAAGCAATTGACAACCGCAACGCGAGGACATAAGCTATTAAAAGATAAACAAGATGAATTGATGCGTCAATTCATCTTGTTAATTAAACAAAATCATCAACTACGGGATAAGTTAGAAGTCATCATGCAGCAAGCAATGGAAAGTTTTATGTTAGCCAATGTAGCGATTAATGAAAATTTTATCGAAGAATTATTTTTACTACCTACCGATGATATTACGGTTGATATTGTTGAAAAAAATATTATGAGTGTGACAGTCCCTATCATGAATTTTTCTTATCCAGATGCGTTTGATGAAGAGGCATTGGATTATGGTTATCTGAATTCTAATGCTGACCTTGACGCTTCAATTGAAAAATTTTATAAGTTTCTTCCATCATTAGCTGAACTAACAGAAATAGAAAAAACGTGTCAATTGATGGCAGATGAAATAGAAAAAACGAGAAGACGGGTAAATGCATTGGAATATATGACGATTCCCCAGTTAGAAGATACGATTCAGCATATCCAAATGAAATTAGAAGAAAATGAACGGGCAGAAATTACCCGTTTGATAAAAATAAAGAATAAAACAAACACTGCTGATTAA